A stretch of the Brachyhypopomus gauderio isolate BG-103 unplaced genomic scaffold, BGAUD_0.2 sc49, whole genome shotgun sequence genome encodes the following:
- the LOC143487699 gene encoding protein S100-A13-like, whose amino-acid sequence MGGTDVEVGGTSGSRGGGWRSYTITPLHLVSSRSGVQTDDMASQYTELELAINTLVTQFHKASPNEGPTLTVEEFQTMISKELPTAAKAAGDQEGLKQLLKEMEVHEDQGVTFKNFWKLVNTLATTQFGQLQKNKTVRCNCLLL is encoded by the exons ATGGGTGGCACTGACGTGGAAGTGGGAGGAACCTCCGGGTCtcggggtggtgggtggagatcttacaccatcactccactacacctagTCTCCTCCAGATCCGGAGTCCAAACGGACGACATGGCATCGCAG TACACAGAGCTAGAGTTAGCCATCAACACCCTGGTGACACAATTTCACAAGGCTTCTCCTAACGAGGGTCCCACACTGACTGTGGAGGAGTTCCAGACCATGATCTCCAAAGAGCTGCCCACTGCGGCGAAG GCTGCCGGGGATCAGGAGGGATTAAAGCAGCTCCTGAAGGAGATGGAGGTGcacgaggaccagggcgtcacCTTCAAGAACTTTTGGAAGCTTGTGAATACACTGGCCACCACCCAGTTTGGGCAGCTTCAGAAAAACAAAACCGTCAGATGTAATTGCCTGTTACTGTGA
- the dcst1 gene encoding DC-STAMP domain-containing protein 1 isoform X2: MGSVSMTLQRTRADRAIPNDVHAATDTVSARQYHRAWFWTYRAVRPSMNAKSRPAINQPRLRLARRIAVTHDDCTRHPDMEDLGGTKQKKTPHSTLGKIGEHILPGVARRFLFHTTVQFPVARLLLGAAFGAICGAALFFGLMQNLPITPFHRVTAGYVFVALCVLGSMFSSYFRCSVLLVFPSMLGSRGRAYIMIFVLHCLYQGPISNIQRNVQDVAFSMGCNIDQQIGHSKIMWRVVTEPFVQVLQEIVEDSVKLQREAHNVSRTFQKIREEVMGQYGYDALGQSSADLGSSTQEQYAAKTMMRCDYIVNEGATRCQDWFGAKWQDCMDTIKSPVISHFLCVPMKFTFLCNVMRVMIPWCKEHIPVEGNFGRTFDKLDSSISSLGERFTSSLVFQEEFRKELMRSFQEKRAVVEQIAHFVQVLLTFTFITFFTSAVGYARQFTGDIRFDNVYITTYFRQIDERRRRAGRRYLLPLKKTERSSFINPWSLVIHPKELQLVTGGLVQVFSLTLFVCALLATDGILYHIFDIIHRHTFTEYSLTSSHDVHIDIGGTSMIASLLRKTIGAFNTSSSLDMQSSNQHCLPQPRALSQEEYLWSVLPLLVMSLMCGLQVYTNRLRRVIGAFYFPKREKRRILFLYNLQIQRRVSYVSRQCRRLRSRRTPPRPVLGVLLAPLECLGCRLCWCWVCEERVGQNQVVWCSTPACPALYCPQCWRDLGGCCVCSTHKQSQAEDSSSDTHLYYVS; encoded by the exons ATGGGCAGCGTCAGCATGACGTTGCAGCGCACGCGCGCGGACAGGGCCATCCCGAACGACGTGCACGCGGCGACGGACACGGTGAGCGCGAGACAGTACCACAGGGCCTGGTTCTGGACGTACAGGGCCGTCAGGCCCAGTATGAACGCCAAGAGCAGACCAGCGATAAACCAGCCGAGACTGCGCCTGGCGCGACGCATCGCTGTGACCCACGATGACTGT ACGAGGCACCCGGACATGGAGGATCTCGGTGGGACAAAGCAGAAAAAAACTCCCCATTCAA CTTTGGGGAAGATCGGTGAACACATACTGCCTGGTGTAGCTCGTCGGTTTCTGTTCCACACGACGGTCCAGTTCCCCGTGGCCAGACTCCTCCTGGGGGCTGCGTTTGGTGCCATCTGTGGGGCGG CTCTGTTCTTTGGACTCATGCAAAATCTTCCCATCACCCCCTTCCACAGAGTTACTGCTGGATACGTGTTTGTAG CACTGTGTGTCCTGGGCAGCATGTTTTCTTCATACTTTCGCTGCTCAGTCCTCCTGGTGTTTCCCAGCATGCTCGGCTCCCGTGGACGGGCTTACATCATGATCTTTGTCCTGCATTGCCTCTATCAAG GTCCAATCTCCAACATCCAGCGTAATGTCCAGGATGTGGCCTTCTCCATGGGCTGCAACATAGACCAGCAGATCGGTCACAGTAAGATCATGTGGAGGGTGGTGACCGAGCCTTTCGTTCAGGTGCTTCAAGAAATAGTG GAGGACAGCGTGAAGCTCCAGAGGGAGGCACACAATGTGAGCAGGACGTTCCAGAAGATCAGGGAGGAGGTGATGGGCCAGTACGGGTACGACGCTTTGGGCCAGAGCTCTGCAGATCTCGGGAGCAGCACCCAGGAACAGTATGCTGCCAAGACCATGATGCGCTGTGACT ACATCGTGAACGAGGGTGCCACACGCTGCCAGGACTGGTTTGGTGCTAAGTGGCAAGACTGCATGGACACCATTAAATCACCCGTCATCAGTCACTTCCTCTGTGTGCCTATGAAATTCACATTTCTGTGTAATGTGATGCGAG TAATGATCCCATGGTGTAAGGAGCACATTCCAGTGGAGGGGAACTTTGGACGCACATTTGACAAGCTGGACTCCTCTATCAGTAGTCTGGGAGAACGCTTCACCTCCAGTCTGGTGTTTCAG GAGGAATTTCGTAAGGAGCTCATGAGGTCGTTTCAGGAGAAGAGAGCCGTTGTTGAGCAGATCGCACATTTTGTGCAGGTTCTTCTCACCTTCACGTTCATCACTTTTTTCACCTC TGCCGTTGGATACGCACGGCAGTTCACGGGAGACATTCGCTTCGACAACGTCTACATCACAACGTACTTCAGACAGATCGATGAACGGAGACGGAGAGCA GGCAGGAGATATCTGCTGCCCTTGAAGAAGACAGAGAGGAGTAGTTTCATCAACCCCTGGAGTCTGGTGATCCATCCCAAAGAGCTTCAACTAGTG ACAGGTGGCTTGGTGCAGGTGTTTTCACTCACACTCTTTGTATGTGCTCTGCTGGCCACGGATGGCATTCTCTACCACATCTTTGACATCATCCATAGGCATACCTTCACCGAGTACTCCCTtacca GTAGTCATGACGTCCATATTGATATTGGAGGAACATCCATGATAGCCAGTCTCCTGCGGAAAACGATCGGTGCCTTCAACACCTCCTCCAGCCTGGACATGCAGTCCAGTAACCAGC ACTGTCTCCCACAGCCCCGTGCTCTAAGCCAGGAGGAGTATCTGTGGAGTgtgctccccctgctggtgatGAGTCTCATGTGCGGTCTGCAGGTCTACACCAACCGTCTGCGCAGGGTCATCGGTGCCTTCTACTTCCCCAAG agagagaagaggcgGATTCTCTTCCTCTACAACCTGCAGATCCAAAGACGTGTTTCCTACGTCAGCAGGCAGTGCAGACGTCTGAGGAGTCGGCGAACACCACCCAGACCG gtgtTGGGAGTGTTGCTGGCCCCTCTGGAGTGTTTGGGCTGTAGACTCTGCTGGTGCTGGGTGTGTGAGGAGCGTGTGGGGCAGAACCAGGTTGTGTGGTGTTCTACCCCAGCCTGTCcagctctctactgcccccagtGCTGGAGGGACCTGGGCGGGTGTTGTGTCTGCTCCACACACAAGCAGAGTCAGGCTGAGGACAGTTCCTCAGACACACACCTTTACTATGTCAGCTGA
- the dcst1 gene encoding DC-STAMP domain-containing protein 1 isoform X1 — MGSVSMTLQRTRADRAIPNDVHAATDTVSARQYHRAWFWTYRAVRPSMNAKSRPAINQPRLRLARRIAVTHDDCTRHPDMEDLGGTKQKKTPHSTLGKIGEHILPGVARRFLFHTTVQFPVARLLLGAAFGAICGAALFFGLMQNLPITPFHRVTAGYVFVALCVLGSMFSSYFRCSVLLVFPSMLGSRGRAYIMIFVLHCLYQGPISNIQRNVQDVAFSMGCNIDQQIGHSKIMWRVVTEPFVQVLQEIVEDSVKLQREAHNVSRTFQKIREEVMGQYGYDALGQSSADLGSSTQEQYAAKTMMRCDYIVNEGATRCQDWFGAKWQDCMDTIKSPVISHFLCVPMKFTFLCNVMRVMIPWCKEHIPVEGNFGRTFDKLDSSISSLGERFTSSLVFQKLEQDAMIGVTLLQEEFRKELMRSFQEKRAVVEQIAHFVQVLLTFTFITFFTSAVGYARQFTGDIRFDNVYITTYFRQIDERRRRAGRRYLLPLKKTERSSFINPWSLVIHPKELQLVTGGLVQVFSLTLFVCALLATDGILYHIFDIIHRHTFTEYSLTSSHDVHIDIGGTSMIASLLRKTIGAFNTSSSLDMQSSNQHCLPQPRALSQEEYLWSVLPLLVMSLMCGLQVYTNRLRRVIGAFYFPKREKRRILFLYNLQIQRRVSYVSRQCRRLRSRRTPPRPVLGVLLAPLECLGCRLCWCWVCEERVGQNQVVWCSTPACPALYCPQCWRDLGGCCVCSTHKQSQAEDSSSDTHLYYVS; from the exons ATGGGCAGCGTCAGCATGACGTTGCAGCGCACGCGCGCGGACAGGGCCATCCCGAACGACGTGCACGCGGCGACGGACACGGTGAGCGCGAGACAGTACCACAGGGCCTGGTTCTGGACGTACAGGGCCGTCAGGCCCAGTATGAACGCCAAGAGCAGACCAGCGATAAACCAGCCGAGACTGCGCCTGGCGCGACGCATCGCTGTGACCCACGATGACTGT ACGAGGCACCCGGACATGGAGGATCTCGGTGGGACAAAGCAGAAAAAAACTCCCCATTCAA CTTTGGGGAAGATCGGTGAACACATACTGCCTGGTGTAGCTCGTCGGTTTCTGTTCCACACGACGGTCCAGTTCCCCGTGGCCAGACTCCTCCTGGGGGCTGCGTTTGGTGCCATCTGTGGGGCGG CTCTGTTCTTTGGACTCATGCAAAATCTTCCCATCACCCCCTTCCACAGAGTTACTGCTGGATACGTGTTTGTAG CACTGTGTGTCCTGGGCAGCATGTTTTCTTCATACTTTCGCTGCTCAGTCCTCCTGGTGTTTCCCAGCATGCTCGGCTCCCGTGGACGGGCTTACATCATGATCTTTGTCCTGCATTGCCTCTATCAAG GTCCAATCTCCAACATCCAGCGTAATGTCCAGGATGTGGCCTTCTCCATGGGCTGCAACATAGACCAGCAGATCGGTCACAGTAAGATCATGTGGAGGGTGGTGACCGAGCCTTTCGTTCAGGTGCTTCAAGAAATAGTG GAGGACAGCGTGAAGCTCCAGAGGGAGGCACACAATGTGAGCAGGACGTTCCAGAAGATCAGGGAGGAGGTGATGGGCCAGTACGGGTACGACGCTTTGGGCCAGAGCTCTGCAGATCTCGGGAGCAGCACCCAGGAACAGTATGCTGCCAAGACCATGATGCGCTGTGACT ACATCGTGAACGAGGGTGCCACACGCTGCCAGGACTGGTTTGGTGCTAAGTGGCAAGACTGCATGGACACCATTAAATCACCCGTCATCAGTCACTTCCTCTGTGTGCCTATGAAATTCACATTTCTGTGTAATGTGATGCGAG TAATGATCCCATGGTGTAAGGAGCACATTCCAGTGGAGGGGAACTTTGGACGCACATTTGACAAGCTGGACTCCTCTATCAGTAGTCTGGGAGAACGCTTCACCTCCAGTCTGGTGTTTCAG AAACTAGAGCAGGATGCCATGATTGGTGTCACGCTTCTACAGGAGGAATTTCGTAAGGAGCTCATGAGGTCGTTTCAGGAGAAGAGAGCCGTTGTTGAGCAGATCGCACATTTTGTGCAGGTTCTTCTCACCTTCACGTTCATCACTTTTTTCACCTC TGCCGTTGGATACGCACGGCAGTTCACGGGAGACATTCGCTTCGACAACGTCTACATCACAACGTACTTCAGACAGATCGATGAACGGAGACGGAGAGCA GGCAGGAGATATCTGCTGCCCTTGAAGAAGACAGAGAGGAGTAGTTTCATCAACCCCTGGAGTCTGGTGATCCATCCCAAAGAGCTTCAACTAGTG ACAGGTGGCTTGGTGCAGGTGTTTTCACTCACACTCTTTGTATGTGCTCTGCTGGCCACGGATGGCATTCTCTACCACATCTTTGACATCATCCATAGGCATACCTTCACCGAGTACTCCCTtacca GTAGTCATGACGTCCATATTGATATTGGAGGAACATCCATGATAGCCAGTCTCCTGCGGAAAACGATCGGTGCCTTCAACACCTCCTCCAGCCTGGACATGCAGTCCAGTAACCAGC ACTGTCTCCCACAGCCCCGTGCTCTAAGCCAGGAGGAGTATCTGTGGAGTgtgctccccctgctggtgatGAGTCTCATGTGCGGTCTGCAGGTCTACACCAACCGTCTGCGCAGGGTCATCGGTGCCTTCTACTTCCCCAAG agagagaagaggcgGATTCTCTTCCTCTACAACCTGCAGATCCAAAGACGTGTTTCCTACGTCAGCAGGCAGTGCAGACGTCTGAGGAGTCGGCGAACACCACCCAGACCG gtgtTGGGAGTGTTGCTGGCCCCTCTGGAGTGTTTGGGCTGTAGACTCTGCTGGTGCTGGGTGTGTGAGGAGCGTGTGGGGCAGAACCAGGTTGTGTGGTGTTCTACCCCAGCCTGTCcagctctctactgcccccagtGCTGGAGGGACCTGGGCGGGTGTTGTGTCTGCTCCACACACAAGCAGAGTCAGGCTGAGGACAGTTCCTCAGACACACACCTTTACTATGTCAGCTGA
- the dcst1 gene encoding DC-STAMP domain-containing protein 1 isoform X3, which produces MGSVSMTLQRTRADRAIPNDVHAATDTTRHPDMEDLGGTKQKKTPHSTLGKIGEHILPGVARRFLFHTTVQFPVARLLLGAAFGAICGAALFFGLMQNLPITPFHRVTAGYVFVALCVLGSMFSSYFRCSVLLVFPSMLGSRGRAYIMIFVLHCLYQGPISNIQRNVQDVAFSMGCNIDQQIGHSKIMWRVVTEPFVQVLQEIVEDSVKLQREAHNVSRTFQKIREEVMGQYGYDALGQSSADLGSSTQEQYAAKTMMRCDYIVNEGATRCQDWFGAKWQDCMDTIKSPVISHFLCVPMKFTFLCNVMRVMIPWCKEHIPVEGNFGRTFDKLDSSISSLGERFTSSLVFQKLEQDAMIGVTLLQEEFRKELMRSFQEKRAVVEQIAHFVQVLLTFTFITFFTSAVGYARQFTGDIRFDNVYITTYFRQIDERRRRAGRRYLLPLKKTERSSFINPWSLVIHPKELQLVTGGLVQVFSLTLFVCALLATDGILYHIFDIIHRHTFTEYSLTSSHDVHIDIGGTSMIASLLRKTIGAFNTSSSLDMQSSNQHCLPQPRALSQEEYLWSVLPLLVMSLMCGLQVYTNRLRRVIGAFYFPKREKRRILFLYNLQIQRRVSYVSRQCRRLRSRRTPPRPVLGVLLAPLECLGCRLCWCWVCEERVGQNQVVWCSTPACPALYCPQCWRDLGGCCVCSTHKQSQAEDSSSDTHLYYVS; this is translated from the exons ATGGGCAGCGTCAGCATGACGTTGCAGCGCACGCGCGCGGACAGGGCCATCCCGAACGACGTGCACGCGGCGACGGACACG ACGAGGCACCCGGACATGGAGGATCTCGGTGGGACAAAGCAGAAAAAAACTCCCCATTCAA CTTTGGGGAAGATCGGTGAACACATACTGCCTGGTGTAGCTCGTCGGTTTCTGTTCCACACGACGGTCCAGTTCCCCGTGGCCAGACTCCTCCTGGGGGCTGCGTTTGGTGCCATCTGTGGGGCGG CTCTGTTCTTTGGACTCATGCAAAATCTTCCCATCACCCCCTTCCACAGAGTTACTGCTGGATACGTGTTTGTAG CACTGTGTGTCCTGGGCAGCATGTTTTCTTCATACTTTCGCTGCTCAGTCCTCCTGGTGTTTCCCAGCATGCTCGGCTCCCGTGGACGGGCTTACATCATGATCTTTGTCCTGCATTGCCTCTATCAAG GTCCAATCTCCAACATCCAGCGTAATGTCCAGGATGTGGCCTTCTCCATGGGCTGCAACATAGACCAGCAGATCGGTCACAGTAAGATCATGTGGAGGGTGGTGACCGAGCCTTTCGTTCAGGTGCTTCAAGAAATAGTG GAGGACAGCGTGAAGCTCCAGAGGGAGGCACACAATGTGAGCAGGACGTTCCAGAAGATCAGGGAGGAGGTGATGGGCCAGTACGGGTACGACGCTTTGGGCCAGAGCTCTGCAGATCTCGGGAGCAGCACCCAGGAACAGTATGCTGCCAAGACCATGATGCGCTGTGACT ACATCGTGAACGAGGGTGCCACACGCTGCCAGGACTGGTTTGGTGCTAAGTGGCAAGACTGCATGGACACCATTAAATCACCCGTCATCAGTCACTTCCTCTGTGTGCCTATGAAATTCACATTTCTGTGTAATGTGATGCGAG TAATGATCCCATGGTGTAAGGAGCACATTCCAGTGGAGGGGAACTTTGGACGCACATTTGACAAGCTGGACTCCTCTATCAGTAGTCTGGGAGAACGCTTCACCTCCAGTCTGGTGTTTCAG AAACTAGAGCAGGATGCCATGATTGGTGTCACGCTTCTACAGGAGGAATTTCGTAAGGAGCTCATGAGGTCGTTTCAGGAGAAGAGAGCCGTTGTTGAGCAGATCGCACATTTTGTGCAGGTTCTTCTCACCTTCACGTTCATCACTTTTTTCACCTC TGCCGTTGGATACGCACGGCAGTTCACGGGAGACATTCGCTTCGACAACGTCTACATCACAACGTACTTCAGACAGATCGATGAACGGAGACGGAGAGCA GGCAGGAGATATCTGCTGCCCTTGAAGAAGACAGAGAGGAGTAGTTTCATCAACCCCTGGAGTCTGGTGATCCATCCCAAAGAGCTTCAACTAGTG ACAGGTGGCTTGGTGCAGGTGTTTTCACTCACACTCTTTGTATGTGCTCTGCTGGCCACGGATGGCATTCTCTACCACATCTTTGACATCATCCATAGGCATACCTTCACCGAGTACTCCCTtacca GTAGTCATGACGTCCATATTGATATTGGAGGAACATCCATGATAGCCAGTCTCCTGCGGAAAACGATCGGTGCCTTCAACACCTCCTCCAGCCTGGACATGCAGTCCAGTAACCAGC ACTGTCTCCCACAGCCCCGTGCTCTAAGCCAGGAGGAGTATCTGTGGAGTgtgctccccctgctggtgatGAGTCTCATGTGCGGTCTGCAGGTCTACACCAACCGTCTGCGCAGGGTCATCGGTGCCTTCTACTTCCCCAAG agagagaagaggcgGATTCTCTTCCTCTACAACCTGCAGATCCAAAGACGTGTTTCCTACGTCAGCAGGCAGTGCAGACGTCTGAGGAGTCGGCGAACACCACCCAGACCG gtgtTGGGAGTGTTGCTGGCCCCTCTGGAGTGTTTGGGCTGTAGACTCTGCTGGTGCTGGGTGTGTGAGGAGCGTGTGGGGCAGAACCAGGTTGTGTGGTGTTCTACCCCAGCCTGTCcagctctctactgcccccagtGCTGGAGGGACCTGGGCGGGTGTTGTGTCTGCTCCACACACAAGCAGAGTCAGGCTGAGGACAGTTCCTCAGACACACACCTTTACTATGTCAGCTGA